A window of Halobacillus naozhouensis genomic DNA:
GCGTGCAGCATAGCAGCGGCGAGTGGAAACTGCATCGTTGGATTGCCTTTATGATTCTTAATCTCGTACAGGCGTTTCGTGATGTGCACGATGTTCGGGCGTTCTTGCTCGCGCTGTTCTTCCATGACCTTAAAGTATTCAGATTCGAATTCTTTCGTAAGGCTTGGGTTGTCCAGCTTGAAGAAATGGCGAAAGACGAATTGATAAATCGTATCATCCGGAACGTACGTGCTAACGAACTCTTGGTTTAGATAAACGTAAACAGCGACCTTTTCTCTCGGAATTTTGTTTACGACTGCTTCTTGGTCATCCAATAAAAATTGCTTGATGTCTGCGGCTGTTCTGTATTTCATCGATTTTCACCTCTCCTTTCCCTATTCCACACATATTCCCTTGGGAAACTTCTGATTTTGAAAAATTACGCCGTAGAATGAGGGGATTTAATGCGTGCCATTTAGAAGGTCGAGCATTCTCTAGTAGTTTCTATTTTACCGAAGTGTTACGGTGTTGCCAAGTTTCCGGGCAAATCGTAAACGTATTGTAAAAGTATAACGGTTGAATGTTCTATCGTGTGGGCCGATATAAGCAGGGAGAGGAGTGTGATGTGATGGATATTGCAGCGGCCTCAAACATGATGAGCCATGCGCAGGTAAGGCAGCAGGCGAGCCTTGCAGTTATGGATAAGGCGATAAAAATAACCGAGCGGGATACCAGTCATATGATCCAGATGCTGCAGCAGTCAACGCCTGCTGTTCCGCATCCTACTCATGGGAATCAAATTGATGTGAAGGGGTGAAGAGGAATAGGCGGCAAATTCCTTGGCTCATTCAGGGAGGAATGGCTGCATGGACCTCACCCAATCAGGGAGTGTGAGCAATATGGCAAAGCTTTTTGTGATTGGATTGGACTGTTTTTCGCGGGGATTTCCTTGCTGTTGATGGACTTTTTGGCTAGACTCGCCCCCTTTTTACCATGGGAGGGACCAGCCTCGTAGGCATCGCAGTTTAAGCCAAACGCAAAAAAAATAGCCGCTCTTAGTAAGCGGCTGTAGGTGAACATATTATTGATTATTCTGGTCTTCTCCATTTTCCATGGTATCTTCGTTCGATCCATCTCCGTTTCCATCGTCAGTGTCTGTATCACCATTGTCGTTGTTGTTCTCTTCTGTACCCTCACCATTTTGCTGCTGTTCTTCTTCCATGCCGTCTTCCTCTGGCGGAGTACCTTCTTCTGTCGGATTATTGTTGTTCTCTTCTTTTTCTTCCTCTGCTGGCTGATCTTCTTGTTCAGAAGCGCAAGCTCCAAGAACTGAGATGGCTAGAAAAGCGATAAGTAATTTAAGGGCAATATTCTTCATACTTATTTCCTCCTTCAGAATCATATACGATTTCTAGTGTGCCCGGGGCATTTGGCATTTATACCAAAATATAGAACTCGATGCTCAGCTTATTACCCAACGTTCGCCTCATAAAGAAGAAGCCGCCCGAGCGCTAAAGCTTCTGACGACTCCTTGGCAAAATCGATTCAGTTTTCTTGAATCAGGTTAAGAAATTTTAATCTGTTCCAGAACCTCTTGCAGTTGTTGGATGCTAACCTTGACCATGTTTTCATACAAACCTAAGATTAATTGTCCATATCGATCACCAGGTACAGCCCACTTTCCATTTAAACCGACCCAGTCTTTTGCACTGCCGCGGGTGACAAGGTCAAAGCGCGGATCAACTAAAGGGTGGCCGTCTGGCAATGGTTTCGTTGATGCATAAGCATACAAGTGCTGCAAATGCGCCAACACCCCGTCTTTTGGTGTGTCAAAACTTGCTCCGGAATTATCGGGTCCTGTAGCACCGATTCCGGCATAGTTATTCTGCCCTTTATCAACCACCCCTGTGAAACGAAAATAATCGGTTTCGTGAAGGGCTTGCGCGAAAGCCACGTCCCCTCTTATTCCATAGAAACTACCCAGGG
This region includes:
- a CDS encoding YjfB family protein → MFYRVGRYKQGEECDVMDIAAASNMMSHAQVRQQASLAVMDKAIKITERDTSHMIQMLQQSTPAVPHPTHGNQIDVKG